One Salvelinus namaycush isolate Seneca unplaced genomic scaffold, SaNama_1.0 Scaffold79, whole genome shotgun sequence genomic region harbors:
- the LOC120042823 gene encoding stAR-related lipid transfer protein 5-like, with the protein MDYMDYQNTANAVGDCLLSYTKDESGWKVCKKSNDVIVSWRPSTEFPGNVYKGESVVKGSPEKVWECLKPVPNGLRVKWDNNVKKFELVEQVTENVTVCRTVTPSAAMGIIAPRDFVDVILVKQYEDGTITSNATHVSHPSCPPQSGYVRGFNHPCGCICVPISGEPNKTQLFSFFQTDLGGFLPRSVVDSFFPSSMVEFYSNLAKAIKSLKDH; encoded by the exons ATGGATTACATGGATTACCAGAACACAGCGAATGCAGTTGGGGACTGTCTTTTGAGCTACACCAAGGACGAGTCTGGGTGGAAAGTCTGCAAGAAATCG AATGACGTCATCGTGTCCTGGCGGCCATCGACTGAGTTCCCTGGGAATGT ATATAAGGGGGAGTCGGTGGTGAAGGGAAGTCCAGAGAAGGTATGGGAGTGTCTGAAGCCAGTGCCAAATGGACTGCGGGTGAAATGGGACAACAATGTCAAGAAGTTTGAGCTGGTAGAGCAAGTCACTGAG AACGTCACTGTCTGCAGAACAGTCACTCCGTcagcagccatgggcatcatagCTCCCAGAGACTTTGTCGACGTTATTCTAGTGAAGCAATACGAAGACGGCACCATTACATCCAATG CCACCCACGTGAGCCACCCCAGCTGCCCTCCCCAGTCAGGGTATGTGAGGGGCTTCAACCACCCCTGTGGCTGCATCTGTGTCCCCATCTCTGG GGAGCCAAATAAAACCCAGCTGTTCAGTTTCTTCCAGACGGACCTGGGGGGCTTCCTGCCTCGCTCCGTGGTCGACTCTTTCTTCCCATCCAGCATGGTGGAGTTCTACAGCAACCTGGCCAAGGCCATCAAGTCCCTCAAGGACCACTGA